The Polypterus senegalus isolate Bchr_013 chromosome 1, ASM1683550v1, whole genome shotgun sequence genome includes a window with the following:
- the LOC120531335 gene encoding ADP-ribosylation factor-like protein 14 — protein sequence MGLLGSKRPHLKTASVMMIGLDATGKSLLLYRLKLGKVISSVPTIGFNVCMIEALKGFSLIIWDVGGQKQMRQHWKHYCQDMAGVVYVVDSTDKSRLKESKRELELILKNEHLKAVPLVLLANKQDIPGALNAAEITKEFKLKKLCSDRDWYVQPCSAVSGAGLEEGLKKIAELVKMSVTSKAEQFIGSAKNAKP from the coding sequence ATGGGACTTCTTGGCTCTAAGCGGCCTCATTTGAAGACTGCGTCTGTAATGATGATTGGCCTCGATGCTACAGGAAAGTCACTTTTACTGTATCGGTTAAAGCTGGGAAAGGTCATCTCAAGTGTCCCAACGATCGGCTTCAATGTGTGCATGATTGAAGCACTGAAAGGGTTCTCTCTGATAATCTGGGATGTTGGAGGACAGAAGCAGATGAGACAGCACTGGAAGCATTACTGTCAGGACATGGCTGGAGTTGTATATGTGGTAGACAGCACTGACAAAAGTCGACTAAAGGAGTCTAAGAGGGAGCTGGAGCTGATCCTTAAAAATGAGCACTTAAAGGCAGTTCCATTAGTTCTCCTGGCAAACAAACAAGACATTCCTGGAGCCTTGAATGCGGCTGAAATCACCAAGGAGTTCAAGCTGAAGAAACtgtgcagtgacagggactggTATGTGCAGCCGTGCTCAGCTGTGTCTGGGGCTGGCTTGGAAGAAGGCCTCAAAAAGATAGCAGAGCTTGTCAAAATGAGTGTGACTTCAAAAGCTGAGCAATTTATAGGCTCTGCCAAAAATGCCAAACCATAA